The following is a genomic window from Theobroma cacao cultivar B97-61/B2 chromosome 10, Criollo_cocoa_genome_V2, whole genome shotgun sequence.
ACAGAGTATGCCATGTTGGCGACCTAGAAATTAAAAGAGCATTACTAAAAAGTAAGCCCAAAGAAGTCATTCATGGGTCTAGTTTGGTGATAAACAAACTCAAAGCAACTTGCCAATGAAAGTGGTCGGATCAGTGCTACTGCTGCCTTGACTGTTGAGGATGGATCATGATTTGGTTGGTTTGGCTTTGGGTTAGAAAGCCATTCACTGTAAGTCCATTGATTGTAAAATTGGGCTCCACAAGTCATTTGGAATAATTTTGGGATTTTGGTCATCAATTCCATTTGAGTGTCAAGTGCTATCTTTTGGATTTCCGAATATGGGATACAttgaaatgtaattttttagatAAAGTTCATGaaattattcttaaaaaattattaaaataaaattttttttattcaattgttAATTTTGATTGAAGTCAGATTTTATTCAGTTAGTTTCAATAGTAAAACTTCACTATCTTGGCCTAAGGAACTCAACCTAGGTCTTGTCCTATGCAAGATTTCAAAGTACCATTACTAGCTAGTTAATTCTTCATGATACTGTATTTTGAGCTATGATTAGGCAATTGAGGGAATGGATTATACAATTTACAACTGAATGACCTTAAATGAGCTTGGGCCATGTTTATCTAGAgcaagaatttgaaaaattgaacAAGAAACTGATAATCAACAAGTGTCTTTTGTCTGTCAAACTAAAGCTTCTTGAATTGCTAGCAAGCATGAAAGGATCAATTATCCTAAAGGATTGATCCCCTCGAAAATTAAGTACATTAGAGCATGAAGGGATCGATCCTTAGGTCATTTTAAGTTGTACACGACatgattaatatatttattaaacgTATTAATATACAACATGACATGATTAATAatacgattaaataaaaatatttacaattaaatataattttattatttaaatttaaaatcaataattataaaaacaattataacaaaaaaaaatattaataatatcaaatataataaaatttaacatgaATAACATACATAAAATTCACTATCAATTTATCATATTCATACtaataaaatctatcattAACATCTAACcttaaaatactaataatatttaaaatgatccataattaaatatatatcatTAACTACATCATCAACtatgaataattaaataattgttaaaaattatttaaataaggcTAAAATAgtatttgattattaatttttaatgagtTGATAAACTTGTCAAGTATATACAtttaaacacgataacacgATTATCTAAAAGTGTTACTCATGTCTGACACATTTAAGACATAAAAATTCATGATTAGGCAAGATACTTGTTAAGGTTAAATCCAAACTTGTTTGACTCTATGTCTTCTCGTATTGTgttcaaaattatcaaatcTATCATTTACGACTTTACATGATATTCtttgtttcaaattaaatatttatctttttaaatgatgtaaaacctttaaaataaaatgttctAATCTTTACTTTACAACTATAATCCTCGAAAGTTGTAAAATTAAAGAGTTGTTTAGTGTGGTTTGTGACTACTATCAATAAACTTTGCATTAAAATCTGAAAAATGGattggatttttattttatgagtttGAATGGTAGTTCTATTTTCTAAGGCTataaagataaagatgaaaataaCTACAAAATTTAGTAAacgatattaattatttttcttctgtGTGTTTATGTAAGTagggaaatgaaaatttataagTAATTTTGTATAAATTCACCTAGGCAGAGTAGACAAAGCTAACTCAAATCCAAAAAAATTACCTAACCagatttgaaagaaaatcaataattaagtTCTAAACGATATATACCTAAAAACAACCTCAACTTAATTTGAGACATTCATGAGTCAGGCTGAGttattggatttttttttttcaaatcaagcTCGGACCCAACTTGACCAGTCTATTTACACAATACCTtattgtaaaaattataaaatactattttattttaatatttcaatactttaaaaattttttgataaatttacttGTGGACACCTTTAAACGTGAATTGATTTaaactcaaaatatctaaaaaaaccTAATCCAAATCAAATGACTCGGATTTATAgagtattattttaaaaaatattaatttaactaaaaaataaaaaatataacaaaactgttagtttaataatatttaataactttaaatTATGTTCAATCTCTTTTCTTACTCTTGCGTTTCTTTTATAACTTTgcatattattctttttaattatgattaaacaggagtgaataaataaataaattttctgatattataattaaattcaatttctATAATTctatttcatatataaaagttattttatatttttctttatttttattaattcttatgaaaatataaaataaataattaggatagataaataaccaaaaattaaataattttatttaaaagtatttaattttttatatggttataattttcaacattacgttatttaatttaattattgtgaTATTATTCGAATGATATTAAATTCTAACGacatcataatatttaaaattcgTATTAAATAGCattaagtaataataataaaaaataattagatcatttaattttaattttacaatgatattgaaaatattaaaatattaatagaaaaatacttttaatatattaataataataaatctCATTTAAATGGTCGTATTGGACTATATAAATAGTGGGTTTGAGTTTAGAGTTCCATAAATTAAAGGATGAAGTGGGAAATCAAATGAACAAGATCAAAATTAGCATCAAGAgggaaagagaagagaaattaATCCAGAAAAGATTCACTACTTGTTGGTTGAGGAGAAGACAATGAGAGCTACTTCTTCATGGCAAAGGACTGACAGTTCGTAAGCTTTCTTGAGCAGCCCATTCCTGCGCTTGTGAAAGGTAACCTCAAGATTGGAGGTGTTCTCTCTATCCTCTCCCCATCTTCACAGATCACTTCCTATAATCCCTGCAACCAATACATCTGGCACGACTCATACACaaggtttcttttctttcttttcttggtttGGAAAGATTGAGATGTATGATTCTGCAAACAAGATCAGCAAGTGTCTCGTCTTCTTCTCCTGAGTTTTACCTCCCATAAAACCCGAATATTTTTCCTCTTGGAAGAAGTTGTCATCCAGTAGTCTGCTACTCTTCTTTCTGATTAATCAAGAAAATCTTTTGCTTTCCCTTCCACAACTATATATCGATCTTTGATGGAAGACAATAATGCTGTGGCTCCCTTGTTGGTGGGACTCAGGTTTCAGCCTAGTGACGCCATGCTACTGGGCTATCTCTTCAGCAAAATCACTGGCAAGTCCAGGCTGCATCTTGATCAACAAGTAATCAAGGATTTTAACTTGTACGGAGAGAAAGAACCTTGGGAAATATGGGAGTTGTACGGTGGGGATAATCTTCGGTCTGGTGAAGATCTCTACTTCTTCACTCAGTCAAAGAAGAAAACTCAAAACAGTTCAAAGATGAACCGCTTGATTGGAACCGGTACTTGGATGATAACTGGGCCGGCCGAGGCAATAACATATTCCCAATTATCAGCACAGCCTTTGGGGTTCAAGAAACGGTTTCGATATAAGGGTGAAGTGGCGCAACAAGTAAGTCAATGGATCATGTTTGAGTATAGTTTGGATACTAATTTGGTGTCCATGAATGACTGCAATTATGTGCTTTGTCGACTAAAGAAGAAGGATCTTAAGGAGGAAAAAGgttgagattagaagaaaattGATCACATGAGAGCTAAGCTTTATTACTTGCTAGAGATTCAAATCCGAGTTGTAAtacatttttcttccaaaaatAATACCATATGCTCGTAATTTTCAAAGCAAAACGGTGATGAAGATATCCATATGCCATCCATAGAATTCTTTGTCTACAAACTTTTTGGGATCATATTTTGTTATCATGTCATACAAGAATTTGGGAATGTTTCGTTGACTTCATAAGCCTTGTTATGTTCTCTATTCTCAGTATTAATTTTCTTAGAATCTATCATATCTATGAAGCACTTGTACAAAGTAGGGACATTAATGCACTGTGGATTAGGGAATATGATAATGGAACTGCATGAGATTTGTGATCTgtgaagaatattttttgGAGTATTTAGCGAAACCTGACAACATAGAAAGCTTCTCTTTATTCTTCTCCTCCTTGTGGATTAGAATGTATTATacctttatatatatgtagcaCGAGAGAATAGGCTGAATTAACACCATATGCCAGTTGAGCTTTCAATCAAATTGCTTAGATTTCCTTTTAGCTGGATCACTTTGCtaaatactaataataataaatattaaattatgaatattttcttaatatcttaataaaaatgaaaaaagaaaatatacaaaacaagaaattaaattaaaaataacatgatattaaatttaataaaaatgaaattgaaagagatgaacggaaaatgaaaatagataaatacaaaaaagattaaaataaaatatcatattaatattttaataaaaaagaaattaaaagataaaaaatgaaaatagggaaaaataaaaagcatattaatattttaataataaattattaagttgttaaatttttacttaataataacatattgacaaaaaataatgagtttcaaaaatctcaaaaaatttatgaaattataataaagggtaattttatcattttattatttcaaaattattttacccACCAAACATCTGAATAATATCATAATGATAATTCCATTCAATAAACCAAACCACATAATATTCTACTGTATCcttacataataattatttcattcCACCCCTATTCCATTGTAGGAATCAAATGTGTCTAATATTCTTTCTTCCATTTAACGAAGTTTCTatcttaattatatattgCATTAAGTGCACCCATGAGATTAATTCCTCTATGAAGACGTTATTGTTGGATCAAAACTTGaaataatacaaaattttaaaatttatctgaaataaaaccatttaattcctaaattttataaatttaaaataacttaaaatgatCAAAACCTAAACTGAACCTGTCCATTCATTTGTCCTATGAATCTATTTCCATATTGAggcataaataaaattttctgtAAATGAAACTCATTTGTAGTTTTTATTTacgtataattttttattacataattaaatataatcattttttaataattagttaaatgTAATTCTTTTTTACACATTGTCTTTCTTTCATGATATTCTGTCCAAATAAGGTGTCAatgtggaaaaaaaaaaaagcaaacaatAAACACTTTGTCCCCCTAATATTTGATGGCAATAAACAATAAACAGATGGAATGGTGGCAACCACAAATTGCCACTACATGGGATGTGACCCAAAAGGGTATTATCCAAGTCTTGCACTAAGTTTGAAACTCTTTGCTAGGCAAGAACGCAATTTccaatttcatttcattacGAACTTCGTTTATTGGATGTTACaaggtaatttttttcctaaaccaatcataaaaattttattaataatcatttaaaGACAGTACATGGAAGACCTGTAGAATCCCATGAGTAGAAAAAAGTGCCTCCAAAGTAAATTGATAACCACAAATGATTTGACTGATAAAGATGATTTACCAAACTTGTGTTTTTGGCTTTTCATTGCCTCATAGTATTCCATTTCTGTATCCTTTATCAAGTCCTTCTCAACAACGCAAAACAAAAATGGTGGCAGATTTAGACCCTTCATGGCTGGAGCTGCAAGCCCCATTGGGCAAGTGATCGGATGGTCCTTGGTGCTTCCAACAGGCAAAGCCAGGGCCAAAAACTTGTCCACCATGTCTAGGGTTAAGAAAGGTGATTCGGGTTGCTCCAACTCCGACTTGCTCCGCTCCGCCCTAACAAAACCCGGGTGGATTGGGATCCCACCTGCTAGCCTTAATGGGCTCAAATCCAAGTTCCCAGCGCGAGCAGCCACTTGATGCATTATGTTCCCTCCTGAGCTATCCCCAATAAGAAAAACGCGGTTGAAATCTACATGATCATTGAGCCAGGGCTCATGTGACTCACCTTTGGCCAACGACTTGAGCCAGAGGAGAGTAGCGTAGCCATCATCACAAGCAGCTGGAAGCTTGTTCTCTGGTGCAAGCCTGAGGTAAACTGACACGCAAATGGCTGGAACAGACCTTGCCAACCTAGTGTAAATGATATAATGCATATACCAGTCAGCTTGGCTGATGCAAAAACCACCCCCATGGAAATGAAGTATGATAGGCAACTTGGTTTTGGTGGTGAGACTTTGCTCCGGTAGATAGATCCGAACTCTGAGGCTTGAATCAGAATCAATAGTTACATCACGAGTGGCTACACCTTCAATGAATTCTTCATGGGGTGGCACTGCTTCCGTCATGAACTTCACCTCAGGGGGACCTGTCCACGTCCGATCGACTGAGCCATCGTCATAGGCTCTTACCCAACCCGACACCTCATCAACTAGCTTCTTCTCTTGCTCCATAATTCTGGCTTTCTCTTAGCTTGGTTACGTTTTAAGTAGGTGACTTTAAAAAGTGTAAGTGAAGGATGAATCTGGTTGCCCTTTATATAGAAGAAGGAAAGGTGTGGAAAGGGAAAATTGCTAggttattcaataaaatatatattgctCTTTGTAAATTAGGTTCAAAGGGTCTGCTCTTTGAGTCAAGAACATGATCTTTTGAGCTTAAAAAATAGTGTTTGAAAGGCTTTTGAGTTTCACCTTCCAAAAAcagttttatttgtttttaattagcAAAAGTAATAAAAACAATGAGATTGGAAAGCTTGgtcatatttttagtttttctattAAGAGTTAGATGGGAAAGCGATTGAGATTGGGATCAAGatatgtaaaattaaaataatggtATCCAATGCTCAATCTACTTCTTAGCTTAGAATATTATAAAGTGAGATGGACCTACTATAAAATGGATCTTGTCTTGTTAGCATAGTTTACTCCTTATCCATTTCCTAGCTATTTCTTGTAACAACTACTCAATTATCAGACATACCATCAAAGCTATAATacaagattttattaaatagttaatatctttatttaaattaataaaaatttattattttatatactaACTACGataaaaactttttaactttccaaacaaatatatatgACTACCATGTGTtcatttaactttaaattcaATTGTCGATATATTAGATATAAtgtattaataaattttttcttttaatcttttaatcttttaataaaaCACTAGAAATTGTGGATAGAGAGTAATCGAGAGCTAGTATCATTCCCATACCAGCAAGCACATGCAGTGAAGTTGTTTGGAAACTCAAGCGAAATTTGGTAGTAAGTGGCTAATTCTCATGAAGTCTTTCAAAACCACTGTGAGCGTCTCTAAAGTCAAGGTCTTCCTTCCAATCTCTTTTTGTCAATCAAAGTGTTGTTGATGGAATATGTTCTACTCTATTTGTCACTATCGGATACagaattttacataaaaagtGATTAAAAGGTAATCATATAAGATAATGAATTTACATATCTAAAATTCCcataatattctttattttcaattatttcttttgtttcttctatttttaatcaactaaaaataatatgcATTTAATAATCTCTAAcagttttttatatatataattaatttttttttcaatatataatatccacttatgaattttctttttttattttttttccttaacttcaataaaaaaaatctcattttcttaatttcaataaaaaatatatcatttgaatatttaactttaaagCTTTAAAGTTATTGAGCCAATATTGAATTAGACTAACtgacattaaaataaaatttgcacctaaaactaataatttttttttgcttaaacTAAGTATATTATCAATGCTAAAATGGTGATGGACACATAGGAGTTGTAGCTGGCTAGTACCTACAATGGTTTCTTTTCAATCACAGACATGTGCTTACATATTAATTAGTTTCATCTTCCATGGTGCTTCTCACGAAATTCTAATTCAActtttttaacaaatatataaaatataagatttaaattcaaaGTCAATCAACACAATTCGTATAAATGCATTGATATATATAGACTAAACCATTTGACGAGCTAAAGATGCCATTGAAACTGCTAGATGTAATGGTGATGGAGATATTGAGCTCTGTCTATAATTGTAATAGAAATTGTCATAATTGAACGGACGTGAATTTGGACTTTTCTAACTACCAAAGAGGAAAATAGATGATAAGGTCGTGTAACGCCTTAATTACCTAACAGTTGTTTGTCCTATGCTCGCAATAAAAAATATCGAACCATTTTccatatatagatatatatgtatatgcatatatttacctaaacaaagaaaattgacaacttttatttcatttaagaAAAGACTAGGATTGAACCCCCGCGTTGCGTTGgggtaaaataaaagattatttatttgattggAGGGAAAATTTAGTTAGATTTGTTAACAGTCAAAGCAAAGTtatgtataaataaaattttatgtaatgTTGAGGCAAGGTGAAACATTGTTACATGGTTGTTGACAAATTAGGTTATTTTTTTAGTGAACTTACAAAAAGTTAATgtttattaacaaaattaaaataaggtATGGATTATTTTGAATGATATTGTATGATGAGTATAAAAGCCGTATAATGATTTTATGAATGTtgtacaaaataaaattaatatttagaTTAGTTAGATACGAAAATGTGTAAATGTGcacaaaaagttaaaaaagaaGACATGCTGTAGCAAGGCAGAGGTAAgttaagaagagaaaaaagatcATCTTGTATATTTGATTGGTTGTAAACATGtttcaagtattttttttttttttttttgttataagaTTTGCTTGGTTCTTAAGAAgaaaattgtataaaatatagccattaAATGAAGAAATTAGTCATTAATATTTTGTCATCCAACAATTACAACTAATTATTGGAATTGCTAGATTTTGAACATACAATGgtcccaaaatattttttatgagaaTAAGATATACATTCATATGAGCATTGATCATAATGACAAAGGGAAAATTTGTAGATGCACCAAAGTACATTACAGCTTGATTGATGAGGTATTAATGACACAAAAATAAATGGTTAAGGTGGGAAATCGAAAATGTTGATAAATGTAAatgtgagcaaaaaaaaatatgggaTTTCTAAAATTAGTGTAAACGGATTTGTTAGTTATGcaagtaggaaaaaaaataatttgactaAGCAAAGATTTATAGCAACATATTAGTTGAAGTTAAAAATCTTTGCTGAAAATAGTTGGACATCATTGACTACAAAGATTGTAGTTTTGTTATGATGTTGTGTTTGAAGGACAGAACATACATTGTTGGCGAGAGCATCATCAAAGTTTGGGCTACCAAAGGTTGTGAATTTGGTATCTCCATAAGGAAGATAAGTGTTGAAGGGGagtaattgaaattgaaagatctataattaatgtaaataagaTAAGATAAATGGTTAATATCTATTTAAActgtttaataatttatattgaaTGTTGTTATGTTCATGATCACATTAATAAACAATGAATGGAAAATAATCAGACTTTTTTCTCAACAGATCAAAGATGAAAGTGAAGAAACCAAAAATTATCCAGACATTATCTAGATTCTCCAAGAAATAAAAGATCAAAGATCAAAGGTAATAACCAAAAAGTTCTTAACATACTGGCAGCAGCGTGAATATGTTAGACATTATCCAAACATCAGCaacttaattttttgaattaaaagatCCTTTCAAAGGACGGCATCCATCAGTATTCAAAACTTAAATGAATACTCCTAGCAGTAGAAATCTTCTAGCTCGTTATCAAGAATCAGACTCCTTCTCCCATAATAATTCCCAACTACCCCAACACCACCTAGATAAAATCAACATCTCTCAAGACTCCTTTACTTAGTCCATCTGCAATACTATTCCCTACCTTCTTTATATGTTTCACCTTCCaacaataaattttattacaaaGATTCTCAATTTACAATGAAACCTAACTGAATCTCTATGGAGCATCCTGTGTATTATTGACCCAACTTACAGTATTGAGAGAATCActatttattcaaaaattctGTAAACATTGAGTCATTAAACCAACAAACAATTGAAAAGCTTCATTTATTGTAAGTATTTCAGCTAAATTTGAATCTCCATGTCCTATGCATTTCAAGAATTTCAAAAGCATATTAACTTCCGCATAAAACAAATAGCCAACACAGATCTGAAAATTCAAGATAAGATCTCGAAATTTTGGAACTTTCCTTTCACTTATGTTatagatttgaaaataatttgaacgaatttttcatttgatttgacaaaaccagttgatttagtattttattttgaaaattaattaatttagcaTATTAACTTTCGGGCCACCTCTGCTCTAACCAACCTTGATAAAGTATGACTCTTTAATTGGTTTGACTAACTTATTTATAAGATTTCAAAGACAATAATGTCAAGACTTAAGCAAGAAAAGAgatgaataaattaaaactatagagcaaataataaaaaactgTAACTGAAACTTAATgtaatcataaaatattacaCTTTCCAGCAGCAACTTGTACCAACAGAGAATTTGAAATTGACAAACGCACTACAAGGCCAAAAgcataagagaaaaaaaacaacattAATTTTAAGTGAGTAAGAGAATTCAATCAAAATTCATAAGGTGATTCTGATGTTGTTTAACatcaattttaattacatagatataaaataaaaaaaaaacaataaattgaaTGATCAAATTGTAACaggaattttaaatataaatctcacactaaaataaacaaaagggaaaacaCACAACGACAAAGAGAAACATGAATAACACTTTAAATCAAAGCAGAGGTCTTAGAAACAACTAATAACTTAAAACTTCTTTAAACATGAGAATTCATAAAaactcaattaaaaaaatggaaaacagATGAGTGcaaaaaatagaaaggaaaTCAACATGAGTAGTCAACAATCAATTATCTATATAGAGTAATGACAAAACTCAAATTGAACAAtggtaaaattaaaacatgaaaaaagaaagacagaCATGAGAAAGgactttaaattaaaaacttgTTCTAATCTAAGAAGTGTTAAACATTGACGTGaagaataataaataagatagaacaaaaaacaaaatagacaTATGGCAAGAACTAATAGGCTAGACACGGCACTCATATCAAACCACACACGTCCTCACAACGTACAAAattcaaaggtcaaaatgaaaTCTAAAAAAGCAAACAGAGCATTTAATTGTAAAAACTCAAACTCTTTGATCGAAATCTATgatcaaatattcaaaattcatGATTTTCTATTATTCACCAAGCCAACCCAACAGCAAGCTTGAAGTATAGTGTAGACCCGAGGAAAAGCCGACAATGAGAGAAGGTGAAAAGATGAAAACAATCAAATAGATCTAAGCTGAGGAGTCAAAGAATAGGGGATGCAAATGCACAAAGAAATACGAACAGGGTCAAAGGACTTACTACTGTagacaaattgaattttgtttcaaaGCCCATGCTAGAGATTTCAAAGCCCTTCTTTCAACTTTCACAGATTCAATACTCTTTCCTAGAAAACGTAACTTGTCTGGCTACGAAGAAAAGAGATATGAATTGTTGACGCATGGAAAAACGTGGGCTAACTGATTGTTTTTGTAAAGTTAGACTCACTAATAGTGTAGAGATTCAAAACGTAGACATTACTTCAGTCAACACGTTGATTAATGAGGAAGCCCCCTTTTGGGGCTTCCTTTTACTTATGTTATAGAAGTGGAGGGAGTCCAAGTCTTTCCTTCGGGGGGTTGAAGGGAAGACGAgggaaaatgggagaaaatgagtGAAAGACGTGGAAAGTCGTTGGCTGCTTCCATCAGTCAAATCCAGGAAAGAAACACGAGCTAAGGTTAGGATAGGATTCAATGACATTATTCCtatactctctctctctgttcTTTTCTATAGTGGGGGGCCCCTCGTGACAGTGGTGGCTGAGGCTGGGCCGCAGGGCAGCCTCTCcgcattttctctctttccaaCTTTAGAATcaagtgatattttttattgaaattaagaaaatgagatttttttattaaaaaattagagaagaaagagaaactgaaaaaaaaaaaagaaagattttgaggtggagattataaattaaaaaaaaaattgattttatgtttagaaaaaataattattgaacatcattaaataaatattaactTCAGTTAATTGAGAATGAAAGAAATAGTTATGAATTAATAGTCTTATGAGTTTtgaagaataataaaaaataaatatttattaagtgCATATTTAGATAAATCAgagatttattaattatcttatttttgatatttttataaaaataatataaatagttaaaaattaataaagatgtgaaaagtaaaagaaaataaatatctattaaaaatgagaagataagtaaatattttattaattatattaatttttatatatttttaatataatttattatattattataaaattatgaattatgaaaatttgagaTCCAAAGCAAAGCTTTGGTGGCTTTACTCTAGAGCCGACTCTGATCCCTTTCGTCCTATAAAATTATTTGGGTAAATTTCTTCCACTCCTTTAGAGTTTGATCATAATTTACC
Proteins encoded in this region:
- the LOC18587065 gene encoding NAC domain-containing protein 101, with the protein product MEDNNAVAPLLVGLRFQPSDAMLLGYLFSKITGKSRLHLDQQVIKDFNLYGEKEPWEIWELYGGDNLRSGEDLYFFTQSKKKTQNSSKMNRLIGTGTWMITGPAEAITYSQLSAQPLGFKKRFRYKGEVAQQVSQWIMFEYSLDTNLVSMNDCNYVLCRLKKKDLKEEKG
- the LOC108663698 gene encoding probable carboxylesterase 15, encoding MEQEKKLVDEVSGWVRAYDDGSVDRTWTGPPEVKFMTEAVPPHEEFIEGVATRDVTIDSDSSLRVRIYLPEQSLTTKTKLPIILHFHGGGFCISQADWYMHYIIYTRLARSVPAICVSVYLRLAPENKLPAACDDGYATLLWLKSLAKGESHEPWLNDHVDFNRVFLIGDSSGGNIMHQVAARAGNLDLSPLRLAGGIPIHPGFVRAERSKSELEQPESPFLTLDMVDKFLALALPVGSTKDHPITCPMGLAAPAMKGLNLPPFLFCVVEKDLIKDTEMEYYEAMKSQKHKFGKSSLSVKSFVVINLLWRHFFLLMGFYRSSMYCL